A stretch of the Arachis stenosperma cultivar V10309 chromosome 6, arast.V10309.gnm1.PFL2, whole genome shotgun sequence genome encodes the following:
- the LOC130934070 gene encoding uncharacterized protein LOC130934070 translates to MEMGADYYGFYHEISKNLNRTNWVVTAYRTTFKTPIGKSPFQLLYGKSCHLPVKLEHKAYWATKLLNLDSQAAGEKRLLQLNELDEFRLEAYENAKIYKEKAKRWHDKRISKKEFKPGLQVLVYNSRLKVFPGKLKSKWTGPYLVTKVLPYGSLELLNEATKDIFTANGHRAKHYLGGPRNKEESIHELG, encoded by the exons ATGGAAATGGGAGCAGATTACTATGGATTTTATCACGAGATTTCCAAGAACCTCAACAGGAC aaattgggtcgttacagcATACAGGACAACATTCAAAACTCCTATTGGGAAATCACCTTTTCAATTGCTGTATGGAAAATCCTGTCACCTTCCTGTGAAGCTAGAACACAAAGCCTATTGGGCCACTAAACTCCTAAATCTTGActctcaagcagcaggagagaaaaggcTACTACAACTGAATGAGTTGGATGAGTTCAGGTTGGAAGCCTATGAGAATGctaagatatacaaggaaaaggctaagagatggcatgacaagagaatCTCAAAGAAAGAGTTCAAACCAGGACTGCAAGTGCTCGTGTATAACTCTAGACTCAAGGTTTTCCCTGGAAAACTCAAGTCCAAATGGACTGGCCCCTACTTGGTGACAAAGGTCCTCCCTTATGGAAGCCTTGAACTTCTGAATGAAGCCACAAAGGACATCTTCACAGCAAATGGTCACAGAGCAAAGCATTATTTAGGAGGCCCTAGGAACAAAGAGGAAAGCATCCATGAGCTGGGATGA